In Eupeodes corollae chromosome 3, idEupCoro1.1, whole genome shotgun sequence, a single genomic region encodes these proteins:
- the LOC129952766 gene encoding protein escargot — MHLEMIAGKNYSKCPLKKRPVHYDFEDDNDNDNDIDVDSSDSPPPPSSSSLLVLTKDEPENLSVKKEIDMCSDESSSTVVDVMSTTSSSSSCKDNNNSVCVKKEQSSPVIVPTPTYPNGYGNGLQPWNFHVSPYTAEFYRTINNPHLNHTQISPLRGELLSPSSPSEAGSLSPPPHYLNGRASSVSPPMRSEIIHRPIGVRHLPHSQLTHRFMPYQIPASPYSPFGLNLTHAPISPAYSDSSYFSMRALTPESNCSSLPEDLSLKQLSSPSGTSSVLLSPTSPSVVSSGASVASSQHSPSEVSVKKEKSSAPPRYQCPDCNKSYSTFSGLTKHQQFHCPAAEGNQVKKSFSCKDCDKTYVSLGALKMHIRTHTLPCKCSICGKAFSRPWLLQGHIRTHTGEKPFSCQHCHRAFADRSNLRAHLQTHSDVKKYSCTSCSKTFSRMSLLTKHTEGGCPGGNSCSANSSYLASYGDH; from the coding sequence ATGCATCTTGAAATGATCGCGGGTAAAAACTATAGCAAGTGTCCTTTGAAAAAACGTCCAGTGCATTATGATTTCGAGGACGATAACGATAATGACAATGACATTGATGTCGATAGTAGTGACTCACCACCGCCgccgtcttcgtcgtcgttgttagTCCTTACAAAGGACGAACCTGAAAATTTAagtgttaaaaaagaaatcgaCATGTGCAGTGATGAATCTTCGTCCACCGTCGTCGATGTTATGTCCACAACATCCTCGTCGTCTTCATGCAAGGATAACAATAATAGTGTTTGTGTGAAAAAAGAACAATCCTCACCAGTGATCGTGCCAACTCCAACTTATCCAAATGGCTATGGAAATGGCCTACAGCCATGGAACTTCCATGTCTCGCCCTACACTGCCGAATTCTACAGGACCATCAATAATCCGCATTTGAATCATACGCAAATTTCACCGTTGCGAGGAGAACTCCTCTCGCCCAGTTCACCATCGGAAGCTGGATCCTTGTCGCCACCACCACACTACTTAAATGGCCGTGCCAGTTCTGTATCGCCTCCCATGCGATCGGAAATCATTCATCGGCCAATTGGTGTGCGACATCTGCCACATTCCCAGCTCACCCATCGTTTCATGCCATATCAGATCCCGGCCTCGCCATATTCACCATTCGGATTAAATCTCACACACGCTCCAATCTCGCCAGCTTACAGTGACTCGTCGTACTTCTCGATGCGGGCACTTACTCCAGAATCCAACTGCTCGTCCCTGCCGGAAGACCTCTCCCTGAAACAACTCTCCTCGCCATCTGGTACCTCCTCGGTGCTGCTTTCACCAACATCGCCATCAGTGGTCTCATCTGGAGCATCAGTAGCCAGTTCACAGCACTCGCCAAGTGAGGTCTCTGTCAAGAAGGAGAAATCCTCCGCTCCTCCACGATACCAGTGCCCTGATTGCAACAAGTCCTACTCCACATTCTCCGGCCTGACCAAGCACCAGCAGTTCCATTGCCCAGCCGCCGAAGGAAATCAAGTAAAGAAATCCTTCAGCTGCAAGGACTGCGACAAGACCTACGTATCGCTCGGTGCCCTCAAGATGCACATCCGCACCCACACTCTGCCTTGCAAGTGCTCCATCTGCGGAAAAGCCTTCTCCCGACCATGGCTGCTCCAAGGACACATCCGAACCCACACCGGCGAGAAGCCGTTCAGTTGCCAACATTGCCATCGGGCGTTCGCCGATCGTTCCAACCTGCGTGCCCATCTGCAAACGCACTCAGACGTCAAGAAGTACTCATGCACATCCTGCTCCAAGACTTTCTCTCGCATGTCCCTGCTGACAAAACACACCGAAGGAGGCTGCCCCGGAGGCAATAGCTGTTCCGCCAACTCATCCTATCTCGCTTCCTATGGAGATCACTAA